The Nocardia vinacea genome contains the following window.
GAACTGCTCGCTCCCGAACTGGATCGCGTCGGATGAGTACCGAAATGGATCCGATCGTCATCTCCGGTATGGCCGTCGAGGCGCCGGGCGGTATCGAGACGCTGCCCGACTTCTGGTCGGCGCTGGCCGAAGCGCGCGAACTCATCGGACCGTTCCCGCGCAATCGGGAGTGGCCGATCGAGGAGTTGCTTGCGCTGCATCGCACCGAAGGCTGGAGCCGGGTCGCCGATGCCGGTGGATTCCTGTCGGACGCAACCGAATTCGATCCGATGTTCTTCGGCATCACCCCGCGTGAGGCCATTTCGATGGATCCGCAGCAGCGGGTAGCGCTGCGGGTGGCCTGGCGGGCGCTGGAGAATGCGGGCATCAATCCGGGCGCGCTGGACGGCGCCGAGGTCGGCTGCTTCATGGGCGCGTCCATCAATGAGTACGGGCCGCAGTCCGGTGTGGTCACCGAGTACTCCGGATACCGGGCCACCGGGACCGCTCTCGGCGCGGTGGCAGGTCGGATTTCGCACAGCCTCGGACTGATCGGGCCGTCACTGACCACCGATACCGCGTGCGCATCGTCGCTGACCGCATTGCACCTGGCCGCCAGCGCCGTGCGTGCCGGTGAATGCGATTGGGCGCTGGCCGGTGGGGTCTGTGTCATGGGCTCGCCCGCGGCGTTTTTCGAGTTCTCCAAGAACAACGCACTCGCCGTCGACGGACACTGTCGCTCCTATGCCGCCGACGCGACCGGCACGCTGTGGGGCGAGGGCGCAGGTGTGGTCGTCGTCGAACCCGAATCGCGCGCACGCGAACTCGGCCATCGGATCTACGGTCGCCTGCTCGCCACCCGGGTCAATCACAACGGCAAGGGCGCACCGCTCGCCGTGCCCAGCGCAACGGCACAGCAGCGACTGATCGAGAAGACCCTGGCGGCGGCCGGAATTCGACCGGACGACATCGGCCTGATCGAGGGACACGGCACCGGAACACCGGTCGGCGATCCACTCGAGCTCACCGCCCTCGCGCAGTCCTATGGCGGCGTCGACCGCGGCACCGACGGTCCGCGACTCGGCTCGGTGAAGTCGAATATGGGCCACGCGCAGGCCGCCTCGGGGGTGCTCGGCCTGATCAAGGTGCTGCTGAGCGGCGCGAACGG
Protein-coding sequences here:
- a CDS encoding polyketide synthase, with protein sequence MSTEMDPIVISGMAVEAPGGIETLPDFWSALAEARELIGPFPRNREWPIEELLALHRTEGWSRVADAGGFLSDATEFDPMFFGITPREAISMDPQQRVALRVAWRALENAGINPGALDGAEVGCFMGASINEYGPQSGVVTEYSGYRATGTALGAVAGRISHSLGLIGPSLTTDTACASSLTALHLAASAVRAGECDWALAGGVCVMGSPAAFFEFSKNNALAVDGHCRSYAADATGTLWGEGAGVVVVEPESRARELGHRIYGRLLATRVNHNGKGAPLAVPSATAQQRLIEKTLAAAGIRPDDIGLIEGHGTGTPVGDPLELTALAQSYGGVDRGTDGPRLGSVKSNMGHAQAASGVLGLIKVLLSGANGQIAPSLYADNPTTEMDWDATSLRLATKLEPWDPIDGVRYGAVSSFGVAGTNAHAILAMPVLEDIDA